A portion of the Bacteroides faecium genome contains these proteins:
- a CDS encoding NAD-dependent epimerase/dehydratase family protein, with protein sequence MKHILIIGATGQIGSELTMELRKRYGNANVVAGYIPGAEPKGELKESGPSAIADVTDAEAIASVVKEYHIDTIYNLAALLSVVAESKPKLAWKIGIDGLWNVLEVAREQGCAVFTPSSIGSFGATTPHTQTPQDTIQRPRTMYGVTKVTTELLSDYYFNKYGVDTRAVRFPGIISNVTPPGGGTTDYAVDIYYSAVKGEKFVCPIKQGTLMDMMYMPDALNAAITLMEADPTKLIHRNAFNIASMSFDPETIYQAIKKHVPQFEMVYDVDPLKQRIADSWPDSLDDTCARQEWGWKPAYNLESMTVDMLEKLREKLK encoded by the coding sequence ATGAAACACATTTTGATTATTGGAGCTACCGGACAGATAGGTTCGGAGCTAACGATGGAGCTACGTAAACGTTACGGAAATGCAAATGTAGTAGCTGGTTACATCCCGGGTGCAGAACCTAAAGGTGAGTTGAAAGAATCCGGACCGTCAGCGATTGCCGACGTAACGGATGCGGAAGCGATAGCATCCGTGGTAAAAGAGTATCACATCGATACGATCTATAATCTTGCTGCGCTGCTGTCAGTCGTAGCAGAGTCGAAGCCTAAGCTGGCTTGGAAAATAGGTATCGACGGATTATGGAACGTACTGGAAGTTGCGCGCGAACAAGGATGCGCGGTATTCACTCCCAGTTCAATCGGCTCGTTCGGTGCTACTACGCCGCATACGCAAACCCCGCAGGACACTATACAGCGTCCGCGTACCATGTACGGAGTCACTAAAGTAACCACCGAGTTATTGAGTGACTATTACTTTAATAAATACGGTGTCGACACTCGTGCTGTCCGTTTTCCGGGCATTATCTCGAACGTGACACCACCGGGTGGCGGAACCACAGACTATGCTGTCGACATTTATTATTCGGCAGTGAAAGGAGAAAAATTCGTGTGCCCCATTAAACAAGGCACCTTGATGGATATGATGTATATGCCGGACGCGCTGAATGCAGCCATTACGCTGATGGAAGCCGACCCGACAAAATTGATACACCGCAATGCTTTCAATATCGCCTCTATGAGTTTCGACCCGGAGACGATTTATCAGGCAATCAAGAAGCATGTGCCGCAGTTCGAGATGGTTTATGACGTAGACCCTTTGAAGCAGCGCATAGCCGACAGTTGGCCTGATAGTCTGGACGATACCTGTGCTCGCCAAGAGTGGGGGTGGAAGCCGGCCTACAATTTGGAAAGCATGACGGTGGATATGCTTGAAAAGTTAAGAGAGAAACTGAAATAA
- the dnaN gene encoding DNA polymerase III subunit beta: MKFIVSSTALSSHLQAISRVINSKNALPILDCFLFELEDGTLSVTVSDSETTMVTTVEVNGDTNGRFAVVAKTLLDALKEIPEQPLTFDINPDNYEITVQYQNGKYSLMGQNADEFPQSATLGDNAVRVEMAAEVLLGGINRSVFATADDELRPVMNGIYFDITTEDITMVASDGHKLVRCKTLAAKGNERAAFILPKKPATLLKNLLPKEQGTVTVEFDERNAVFMLEKYRMVCRLIEGRYPNYNSVIPQNNPHKVTVDRQQLVGALRRVSIFSSQASSLIKLRVQENQIVISAQDIDFSTSAEETQVCQYAGAAMSIGFKSTFLIDILNNISADEVIIELADPSRAGVIIPVEQEENEDLLMLLMPMMLND, encoded by the coding sequence ATGAAATTTATCGTTTCAAGTACTGCTCTTTCCAGCCATTTACAGGCCATCAGCCGTGTGATTAATTCCAAAAATGCGCTGCCGATTCTCGATTGTTTCCTCTTCGAACTGGAAGACGGAACATTGTCTGTGACCGTATCTGACAGCGAAACGACAATGGTGACTACCGTTGAAGTGAATGGCGATACAAACGGGCGTTTTGCCGTAGTAGCGAAAACATTGCTTGATGCACTGAAGGAGATTCCGGAACAACCGTTGACATTTGATATCAATCCGGACAATTACGAAATCACAGTACAGTACCAAAACGGAAAATACAGCCTGATGGGGCAGAATGCGGATGAATTCCCGCAGTCGGCTACACTGGGTGACAACGCAGTCCGCGTGGAAATGGCGGCTGAAGTATTGCTGGGTGGTATCAACCGCTCCGTGTTTGCCACTGCCGACGATGAACTTCGTCCCGTGATGAACGGTATTTATTTTGATATTACAACAGAAGACATCACAATGGTGGCTTCGGACGGTCATAAACTGGTACGTTGCAAGACGTTAGCTGCCAAAGGCAACGAACGCGCAGCCTTCATCCTTCCGAAGAAACCGGCTACCTTGCTCAAGAACCTTCTGCCGAAAGAACAGGGAACTGTGACTGTCGAATTTGACGAACGCAACGCTGTATTCATGCTTGAAAAGTACCGCATGGTGTGCCGTCTCATCGAAGGACGTTATCCGAACTACAACTCGGTAATTCCTCAGAACAACCCTCATAAGGTAACCGTAGACCGCCAGCAGTTGGTAGGTGCTTTGCGCCGTGTGTCCATTTTTTCGTCACAAGCGAGCAGCTTGATTAAACTCCGTGTGCAGGAAAATCAGATTGTGATTTCCGCACAGGACATCGACTTCTCCACTTCTGCCGAAGAAACGCAGGTGTGCCAGTATGCAGGTGCCGCCATGAGCATCGGCTTCAAGTCTACTTTCCTTATCGACATCCTGAACAATATCTCGGCCGACGAAGTGATTATCGAATTGGCTGACCCGTCACGTGCCGGAGTTATCATCCCTGTGGAACAGGAAGAGAACGAAGACCTGTTGATGCTGCTGATGCCGATGATGCTGAACGATTAA
- a CDS encoding DUF3352 domain-containing protein produces MKLRTIVKIAVTSSVVLLCAGFALYSFFRLSAAEGQKDFNLYELVPTTASAVFATDDVLGFVTEIDGLTCSKNQQYLHVSKLFSYLKQTLYTLSEDSPHGLSRQMNQMLISFHEPDNERNQVLYCRLGTGDRELIDRFAQRYISSLYPPKSFDYKGEKIMIYPMSDGDFLACYLTPDFMALSFQKKLVEDVIDAYKKGGSLADDSTFTGVRTPKKSTAAATIYTRVNGMIGWTEFDMKMKDDFVYFTGISHDADTCFTFINLLRQQESVQGFPGEVLPSTAFYFSKQSITDWSSLLSYSDLQGYATAGHTTEMQNRDRVLSHYLMENTGHDLVACLFQREDTLQDAAAVLSLSVLDVTEAERMLRSLVNTAPAEEGVRKPRITFCYTANKAYPVYRLPQTTLFAQLTSFVEPTSHMYAAFYGGRLLLAPDEDSLSRYIRQLDKGEVLDGAIAYRAGMDSMSDSYHFMLMADFDHLFHQAEKQVRFVPDFFLRNSEFFRNFILFAQFTYADGVVYPNIVLRYKMEQNPN; encoded by the coding sequence ATGAAACTTCGTACGATAGTGAAAATAGCGGTCACTTCTTCTGTTGTACTTTTGTGCGCAGGTTTCGCCTTATACTCTTTTTTCCGGCTGTCGGCCGCCGAAGGGCAGAAAGATTTCAACCTTTACGAGTTAGTTCCGACCACCGCTTCCGCGGTATTTGCCACCGATGATGTGCTCGGATTTGTCACCGAAATAGATGGCCTGACTTGTAGCAAGAATCAGCAATATCTGCATGTATCCAAACTTTTTTCTTATCTGAAGCAAACCCTCTATACGCTTTCGGAAGACAGTCCGCACGGATTAAGCCGGCAAATGAACCAAATGCTGATTAGCTTCCACGAGCCGGATAATGAGCGCAATCAGGTACTTTACTGCCGGTTGGGCACAGGAGACAGGGAGCTGATCGACAGATTTGCACAGAGATATATATCATCGCTCTACCCGCCGAAAAGCTTCGACTATAAAGGAGAAAAAATAATGATTTACCCCATGTCTGACGGTGATTTCCTCGCCTGCTACCTGACGCCCGATTTCATGGCATTGAGTTTCCAGAAGAAACTGGTGGAAGACGTCATTGATGCCTATAAGAAAGGTGGTTCACTGGCGGATGATTCTACTTTCACGGGAGTGCGCACGCCGAAGAAAAGTACGGCTGCCGCCACCATTTATACCCGTGTGAACGGGATGATTGGATGGACGGAGTTCGATATGAAGATGAAAGACGACTTCGTCTATTTCACAGGAATCAGCCACGACGCAGATACCTGCTTCACCTTTATCAACCTGCTCCGCCAACAAGAATCCGTGCAGGGATTTCCCGGCGAAGTGCTGCCCTCTACCGCATTCTATTTCAGCAAACAAAGCATAACCGATTGGAGTTCCTTGCTCTCTTACAGCGATTTGCAAGGATACGCAACCGCAGGGCACACCACTGAAATGCAAAACAGAGACAGGGTGTTATCGCATTATCTGATGGAGAATACCGGGCACGATTTGGTTGCCTGCCTGTTTCAGCGGGAAGATACCTTGCAAGATGCGGCAGCAGTGTTGAGCCTGTCCGTACTGGACGTGACGGAAGCCGAACGGATGTTGCGCTCGTTGGTCAATACCGCTCCTGCCGAAGAAGGGGTTAGAAAGCCTCGTATAACTTTTTGTTATACCGCCAATAAGGCTTATCCTGTCTATCGGCTTCCTCAAACAACGTTGTTTGCGCAACTAACCAGTTTTGTGGAACCGACATCCCATATGTATGCCGCTTTCTATGGCGGGCGCCTGTTGCTGGCTCCCGATGAAGACAGTCTGTCCCGTTACATCCGCCAGTTGGATAAAGGCGAAGTGCTCGATGGAGCAATCGCCTATCGGGCAGGAATGGATAGTATGTCCGATTCTTATCATTTTATGTTGATGGCGGACTTCGACCACCTGTTCCATCAGGCGGAAAAACAAGTCCGTTTCGTGCCGGATTTCTTCTTGCGCAACTCCGAATTTTTTCGCAATTTTATACTTTTTGCCCAGTTCACCTACGCCGATGGAGTGGTCTATCCTAACATCGTTTTGCGGTATAAAATGGAGCAGAATCCTAATTGA
- a CDS encoding MBL fold metallo-hydrolase → MKVKIIGSGTSTGVPQIGCTCAVCTSADPKDNRLRTSAIVETDDARILIDCGPDFREQVLHLPYERIDGVLITHEHYDHVGGLDDLRPFCRFGSVPIYAEEYVAKALRLRMPYCFVDHRYPGVPDIPLQEIEPGQRFSINHTEILPLRVMHGRLPILGYRIGQLGYITDMLTMPEESFEQLAGIDVLIVNALRIAPHPTHQNLEEALAVARRIQAKETYFIHMSHDMGLHAEVERKLPDNIHLAFDGMEIHF, encoded by the coding sequence ATGAAAGTAAAAATCATAGGAAGTGGAACATCGACGGGAGTACCCCAAATCGGCTGCACATGCGCAGTCTGTACTTCTGCCGACCCGAAAGATAACCGTTTGCGTACATCCGCCATCGTTGAAACGGACGACGCACGGATACTGATAGACTGCGGTCCCGATTTCCGGGAGCAAGTATTGCATCTCCCTTACGAGCGGATAGACGGCGTGCTCATAACGCACGAACACTATGACCACGTCGGCGGACTGGACGATTTGCGCCCCTTCTGCCGTTTCGGTTCCGTGCCTATCTATGCCGAAGAATATGTGGCGAAAGCATTGCGCCTGCGCATGCCCTACTGCTTCGTAGACCATCGTTACCCCGGCGTGCCCGACATTCCTTTGCAGGAAATTGAACCGGGACAGCGCTTTTCCATTAACCATACTGAAATACTTCCCCTGCGCGTGATGCACGGCCGGCTGCCGATTCTGGGCTACCGCATCGGACAACTCGGCTATATCACCGATATGCTGACCATGCCCGAAGAATCTTTTGAACAATTAGCGGGAATAGATGTTTTGATAGTGAATGCACTTCGGATTGCCCCGCATCCTACCCATCAGAACTTGGAGGAAGCATTGGCAGTGGCGCGGCGTATTCAGGCAAAGGAAACTTACTTCATACATATGAGCCATGATATGGGCTTGCATGCCGAGGTTGAACGGAAACTACCGGACAATATTCACCTGGCATTTGACGGAATGGAAATTCATTTCTGA
- the kbl gene encoding glycine C-acetyltransferase has protein sequence MYGKMQEFLSQTLAEIKEAGLYKEERLIESAQQAAITVKGKEVLNFCANNYLGLSNHPRLIKASQEMMNRRGFGMSSVRFICGTQDIHKELEAAISDYFQTEDTILYAACFDANGGVFEPLFTEEDAIISDSLNHASIIDGVRLCKAKRYRYANADMKDLERCLQEAQAQRFRIVVTDGVFSMDGNVAPMDQICDLAEKYDALVMVDESHSAGVVGATGHGVSELYKTHGRVDIYTGTLGKAFGGALGGFTTGRKEIIDLLRQRSRPYLFSNSLAPGIIGASLEVFKMLKESNALHDKLVENVNYFRDKMTAAGFDIKPTQSAICAVMLYDAKLSQIYAARMQEEGIYVTGFYYPVVPKDQARIRVQISAGHEKEHLDKCIAAFIKVGKELGVLPTA, from the coding sequence ATGTACGGTAAAATGCAAGAATTCCTCAGCCAAACATTGGCTGAAATTAAGGAAGCCGGACTTTATAAAGAAGAACGACTGATCGAAAGTGCGCAGCAAGCTGCCATCACTGTAAAAGGCAAAGAAGTGCTGAACTTCTGCGCTAACAACTACCTGGGATTGTCCAATCACCCCCGACTGATTAAGGCTTCACAGGAAATGATGAACCGACGCGGATTCGGTATGTCGTCCGTCCGTTTCATTTGCGGAACGCAAGATATACACAAGGAACTGGAAGCCGCAATTTCTGATTATTTCCAGACAGAAGATACGATTCTGTATGCTGCCTGCTTCGACGCGAACGGTGGTGTATTCGAACCGCTTTTCACTGAAGAGGATGCTATCATCTCGGATTCTCTGAATCATGCTTCTATTATTGACGGTGTTCGCCTGTGCAAGGCGAAACGTTATCGTTATGCCAATGCTGATATGAAGGATTTGGAAAGATGTCTGCAAGAGGCGCAGGCACAACGTTTCCGCATTGTCGTTACCGACGGCGTGTTCTCTATGGATGGCAATGTGGCTCCGATGGATCAGATTTGCGACCTCGCCGAGAAGTATGACGCGCTGGTTATGGTAGACGAGTCTCACTCTGCCGGCGTAGTGGGTGCTACGGGGCATGGAGTAAGCGAATTATATAAGACTCACGGACGCGTGGATATTTATACCGGTACGCTGGGCAAGGCTTTCGGCGGTGCGCTGGGGGGATTTACTACGGGACGTAAGGAGATTATTGATTTGCTGCGTCAACGTAGCCGCCCGTATTTGTTCTCTAACTCATTGGCACCGGGCATTATCGGTGCAAGTCTTGAGGTATTCAAGATGCTGAAAGAGAGCAATGCGCTGCATGACAAGCTCGTGGAGAATGTAAATTACTTCCGTGACAAGATGACGGCTGCCGGATTTGACATCAAGCCGACTCAAAGTGCTATCTGTGCCGTGATGCTGTATGATGCGAAGTTGTCACAGATTTATGCTGCACGTATGCAGGAAGAGGGTATTTACGTGACGGGATTCTATTATCCGGTAGTTCCGAAAGATCAGGCTCGTATCCGTGTGCAGATTTCCGCAGGACACGAGAAGGAACATCTCGACAAGTGTATAGCCGCCTTTATCAAAGTAGGTAAAGAGCTTGGCGTACTGCCGACGGCGTAG
- a CDS encoding DUF2721 domain-containing protein yields MEELTLTTPALLFSAVSLILLAYTNRFLSYAQLVRQLRDRYMENPTDITVAQIENLRKRLNLTRTMQGLGIASLFLCVVSMFFIYIGLQLLSAYVFGVALLLLIASLGVSFREIQISTRSLEIYLGAMEKGKNKK; encoded by the coding sequence ATGGAAGAATTGACTCTCACTACTCCTGCCCTGCTTTTCTCGGCAGTTTCTCTGATTTTATTGGCTTATACCAACCGGTTTTTATCGTACGCACAGCTTGTTCGCCAACTGCGTGACCGCTATATGGAGAATCCTACGGATATCACCGTAGCGCAAATCGAGAATTTACGGAAACGATTGAACCTCACACGCACCATGCAGGGATTGGGAATTGCAAGCCTGTTTCTCTGTGTAGTCAGTATGTTCTTTATTTATATTGGGTTGCAACTGCTCTCCGCTTATGTGTTTGGGGTGGCTTTGCTTCTGCTTATCGCTTCTCTCGGCGTATCTTTCCGGGAAATACAGATTTCTACCCGTTCATTGGAAATTTATCTGGGAGCGATGGAGAAAGGGAAAAATAAAAAGTAA
- the murB gene encoding UDP-N-acetylmuramate dehydrogenase has product MYSLLSYNTFGIDVSAARFLEYASVEELQQLIAQGAVTTPFLHIGGGSNLLFSKDYDGLILHSRIEGIEVTEEDARSVSVRVGAGIVWDDFVAYCVERGWYGAENLSLIPGEVGASAVQNIGAYGVEVKDLITAVETVNIQGEKRVYSVEECEYAYRDSLFKRPENKSVFVTHVRFRLSKEAYYTLDYGTIRQELDKYPELTLPVVRKVIIDIRESKLPDPKVMGNAGSFFMNPIVPKEKLADLQQEYPRIPYYELTDGRVKIPAGWMIDQCGWKGKSLGPAAVHDKQALVLVNKGGAKGSDIIALSDAVRASVREKFGIDIHPEVNFV; this is encoded by the coding sequence ATGTACTCTCTTTTGTCTTACAATACATTCGGCATTGATGTCAGTGCCGCCCGTTTTTTAGAATATGCTTCCGTAGAAGAACTGCAACAACTGATTGCGCAAGGTGCCGTTACGACACCTTTTTTGCATATAGGCGGCGGCAGTAATCTCCTGTTTTCCAAAGACTATGACGGGCTGATACTTCATTCGCGCATCGAAGGAATCGAAGTGACGGAAGAAGATGCGCGCTCCGTATCCGTACGGGTAGGCGCAGGCATCGTATGGGACGACTTTGTGGCATACTGCGTGGAACGCGGATGGTACGGAGCCGAAAATCTCTCCCTGATTCCCGGTGAAGTGGGAGCGAGTGCCGTACAGAACATCGGAGCCTACGGCGTCGAAGTAAAAGACCTCATAACCGCCGTGGAGACAGTGAACATTCAGGGCGAAAAACGTGTTTACTCCGTAGAAGAATGTGAATATGCCTATCGCGACAGCCTTTTTAAGCGTCCGGAGAATAAGTCGGTCTTTGTCACCCACGTACGTTTCCGGCTTAGCAAAGAAGCGTATTACACACTGGACTACGGAACCATCCGCCAGGAACTTGACAAATACCCTGAACTGACGTTGCCGGTAGTCCGGAAAGTAATCATTGATATTCGCGAAAGCAAGTTGCCCGACCCGAAAGTCATGGGAAATGCCGGCAGCTTCTTTATGAACCCCATCGTCCCTAAAGAAAAACTGGCAGACCTGCAACAGGAATATCCGCGGATACCCTATTACGAACTGACGGACGGACGGGTGAAAATCCCTGCGGGATGGATGATAGACCAGTGCGGCTGGAAAGGAAAATCCCTCGGGCCTGCGGCTGTGCACGATAAACAAGCACTCGTGCTGGTCAACAAAGGCGGAGCAAAGGGGAGTGATATAATAGCACTTTCGGATGCAGTGCGGGCTTCCGTCCGCGAGAAGTTCGGCATAGACATTCATCCTGAAGTAAATTTTGTCTGA
- a CDS encoding DUF3127 domain-containing protein, producing MEFTGKIIAILPPRGGVSKTSGNEWKSQEFVIENHDQYPRKMCFDVFGVDKIEQFNIQMGEELTVSFDVDARQWQDRWFNSIRAWKVERVGAGAPMAPGAPVPPPAPSATPDFTPGDAKDDLPF from the coding sequence ATGGAATTTACAGGAAAAATCATCGCTATACTCCCTCCGAGAGGTGGAGTTTCAAAGACTAGCGGCAACGAGTGGAAATCACAAGAGTTCGTTATCGAAAATCACGACCAATATCCACGCAAAATGTGTTTCGATGTATTTGGCGTAGACAAAATCGAGCAGTTCAACATTCAGATGGGCGAAGAACTGACCGTATCATTTGACGTTGACGCCCGCCAGTGGCAAGACCGCTGGTTCAACAGTATCCGTGCATGGAAAGTTGAACGTGTCGGCGCAGGTGCTCCAATGGCTCCGGGTGCTCCCGTTCCTCCACCGGCTCCGTCGGCCACTCCCGATTTCACTCCGGGCGACGCTAAAGACGACCTGCCGTTCTAA
- a CDS encoding DUF4348 domain-containing protein — protein sequence MKKLIAGVILLCMLGSCGNKKTKIDPFASITQEVDSIRQQADSIHGDELPEEPQPIQADESFDDFIYNFASDDALQRQRVKFPLPYYKGDEKSNIEEKHWKHDNLFTKQHYYTLLFDKEEDMDLVGDTSLTSVQVEWIFVKTRMMKRYYFERIKGAWILEAINLRPIGKSDNENFVEFFGRFATDSIFQSQRVREPLAFVTSDPDDDFSILETSLDLNQWFAFKPELPSERLSNINYGQRNDDNSTTKILALKGIGNGFSNILYFCRKAGEWELCKFEDTSI from the coding sequence ATGAAAAAACTAATTGCAGGGGTCATATTGCTCTGCATGTTGGGTTCTTGTGGTAACAAGAAAACCAAGATTGACCCCTTCGCATCTATTACCCAAGAAGTGGATTCAATCCGCCAACAGGCGGATTCTATCCATGGAGATGAATTGCCGGAAGAGCCGCAACCTATACAGGCTGACGAATCTTTCGACGATTTCATCTACAATTTTGCTTCCGATGATGCTTTGCAGCGTCAGCGTGTGAAATTTCCTTTGCCCTACTACAAAGGAGATGAAAAGTCGAATATCGAGGAAAAACACTGGAAGCATGACAACTTGTTTACCAAGCAGCACTATTATACGCTCCTGTTTGATAAAGAAGAAGACATGGATTTGGTAGGAGACACCTCACTCACATCCGTACAGGTAGAATGGATATTCGTCAAAACCCGGATGATGAAGCGGTATTATTTTGAGCGTATCAAAGGAGCATGGATACTGGAAGCAATCAATCTGCGCCCTATCGGGAAAAGTGACAACGAGAACTTTGTAGAGTTCTTCGGTCGTTTTGCCACCGATAGCATTTTCCAGAGCCAGCGTGTGCGTGAGCCGTTGGCTTTCGTCACCAGCGACCCGGACGACGACTTCTCCATCCTGGAGACAAGTCTCGACCTCAACCAGTGGTTTGCCTTCAAACCCGAACTTCCTTCCGAACGCCTTTCCAATATCAACTACGGACAGCGGAATGACGACAATTCCACAACGAAAATCCTGGCATTGAAAGGCATCGGCAACGGTTTCTCCAACATCCTTTATTTCTGCCGGAAAGCCGGAGAATGGGAACTGTGTAAGTTTGAAGATACAAGTATATAA
- a CDS encoding sensor histidine kinase produces MNRGLVRLLPIFLLILLGVSSCSKKEERRILVVHSYEESYDAYPDFNRMIAEQFKKEKVDADIRTVYLDCESYWEEPELERMRFLVDSISKDWKPEIILVNEDQATYSLMKCNVPLAKEIPVVFGGVNYPNWGLLKYHPNVTGFHDKIAFNENVEVAKALFGSRVRMFTMLDTTYIDRKIRADAKEQFQGHKVTGFIDSSTVSPEEQIRLSEEEGYTRFMAIPLRNSRNQSDANLMWILNKNYRDQCYIQLKRDFTTINIGSICVSPSLTAINEAFGYGEKLLGGYMTTLPIQVEEEVKTAVRILNGERPQDIPISESRKEYVVDWKTMKQIGLSKDRIPAHYKIVNIPFSDEYPLLWSITVASLFLFLIILLAYFWWLYLREQARKKQALAALADEKENLSLAIEGGTTYVWKLDKEHFIFEDAFWKAQGLTPKPVSFHELLNFVHPDHWGSVKISWQNLKNARKKIAHLRCSFDGKEYQWWEFRYTTTMLPSGEYRTAGLLLNVQEIKDRERELEAARLLAEKAELKQSFLANMSHEIRTPLNSIVGFANILAVDETLNTEERQEYIDTINKNSELLLKLINDILELSRIESGYMSFTYQRCRVKDLIDDIYMTHQVLIAPRLDFLKETHELPLEINVDRERLIQVLTNFLNNAGKFTERGYIKLGYDYLPNEGKVLIYVEDTGRGIPQEEQRMIFSRFYKQNEFSQGAGLGLSICQVIIEKLGGKITLQSEVGKGSRFTVILPCWVES; encoded by the coding sequence GTGAACAGAGGACTTGTTAGATTATTACCTATATTTTTGTTAATACTTTTAGGGGTGAGTAGTTGTTCTAAAAAAGAAGAACGACGCATCCTGGTCGTCCATTCCTATGAAGAAAGCTATGATGCTTATCCCGATTTCAATCGGATGATAGCAGAGCAGTTTAAAAAAGAGAAAGTAGACGCAGACATCCGTACCGTTTATTTAGACTGTGAGTCCTACTGGGAAGAACCGGAATTGGAGCGTATGCGCTTTCTGGTTGATTCCATCTCTAAAGACTGGAAGCCGGAAATAATCCTGGTAAATGAAGACCAGGCCACCTATTCATTGATGAAATGCAATGTCCCCCTTGCTAAAGAAATACCCGTCGTTTTCGGCGGAGTCAATTACCCGAATTGGGGACTGTTGAAATACCATCCCAATGTGACAGGTTTCCATGATAAGATTGCCTTTAATGAAAATGTCGAAGTAGCAAAAGCACTGTTCGGGTCGCGCGTCCGTATGTTTACTATGCTCGATACCACCTATATTGACCGGAAAATCAGAGCAGACGCCAAAGAGCAGTTTCAGGGTCACAAAGTGACCGGATTCATAGATAGTTCGACTGTCTCCCCGGAAGAACAAATACGTTTGAGCGAAGAAGAGGGGTACACGCGCTTTATGGCTATCCCTTTGCGAAACAGCAGAAATCAGTCTGATGCCAACCTGATGTGGATTCTGAACAAAAACTATCGGGACCAATGCTATATCCAGTTGAAACGCGACTTCACCACCATTAATATTGGAAGTATCTGCGTCAGCCCCAGCCTGACAGCCATCAATGAAGCCTTCGGCTACGGTGAAAAATTATTGGGTGGCTACATGACTACACTGCCCATCCAGGTGGAAGAAGAAGTGAAAACTGCCGTTCGCATCCTGAATGGCGAGCGTCCGCAAGATATACCTATCTCTGAAAGCAGGAAAGAATATGTTGTCGACTGGAAAACAATGAAACAGATAGGACTGAGTAAAGACAGGATACCTGCTCATTACAAAATAGTCAATATTCCTTTTAGCGATGAATATCCTCTGTTGTGGAGCATCACAGTCGCTTCCCTGTTCCTGTTCCTAATCATTCTTTTGGCTTATTTCTGGTGGCTTTACCTTCGTGAGCAGGCAAGAAAGAAACAGGCTCTTGCCGCATTGGCCGACGAAAAAGAAAATCTGTCTTTAGCCATTGAAGGTGGAACGACCTATGTATGGAAGCTGGATAAAGAGCATTTTATCTTCGAAGATGCTTTTTGGAAAGCACAGGGATTGACTCCCAAGCCAGTCTCATTTCATGAACTGCTCAACTTTGTACATCCCGACCATTGGGGAAGTGTGAAGATAAGCTGGCAAAACCTGAAAAACGCACGGAAGAAGATTGCTCATCTCCGCTGTAGCTTCGATGGTAAAGAATACCAATGGTGGGAATTTCGCTATACCACCACCATGTTGCCCAGTGGCGAATATAGGACAGCCGGTCTGTTGCTCAACGTACAAGAGATAAAAGACCGTGAAAGAGAACTGGAAGCTGCGCGCCTGCTGGCGGAGAAAGCCGAACTGAAACAGTCTTTCCTTGCCAATATGAGCCACGAGATACGTACTCCGCTCAATTCCATTGTCGGCTTCGCCAATATTCTCGCAGTAGACGAAACGCTGAATACGGAAGAGCGGCAAGAGTACATTGACACTATCAACAAAAATAGTGAGCTATTGCTTAAATTGATAAACGACATCCTCGAACTATCCCGTATCGAATCCGGCTATATGTCTTTCACTTACCAAAGATGCCGTGTGAAGGATTTGATTGACGACATCTACATGACTCATCAGGTATTGATAGCTCCACGCCTGGATTTCTTGAAAGAAACCCATGAACTGCCTTTAGAAATAAATGTAGACAGAGAACGTCTGATACAAGTACTGACTAACTTCCTGAACAATGCCGGAAAGTTTACGGAAAGAGGATACATCAAGTTGGGCTACGATTATCTGCCGAATGAAGGAAAAGTCCTGATTTACGTGGAAGATACCGGACGAGGCATCCCTCAGGAAGAACAACGGATGATTTTCAGCCGTTTCTACAAACAGAACGAGTTTTCACAGGGGGCGGGATTGGGATTATCTATCTGCCAAGTAATTATAGAAAAACTGGGCGGTAAGATAACACTCCAATCGGAAGTAGGCAAAGGAAGCCGTTTTACGGTCATTCTCCCTTGTTGGGTAGAGTCTTGA